The genomic stretch TTGGGAGCCCTGGGAGACCCCCCAGGACGGCCACCTTCCCTTGTGCTCTGGGCACACTTCCCATTCTCAGCCGGGCCTGGGAACGGGCACCCAGGAGGAAGCGTGCCATCCCGAGAAAACGTCTACGGGACTTTCCCGACGGTGCAGACAGTTCTGATCCCCActccacgcccctcccccacccagtcccctcccccaggacaccCATGTGCCCGTCCCCTGAATCCACTCCTTCCCGTGGGCTGCCAGTGCAGCTGTGGGCCGGGCCCCCGAGGAGCCAACGTCAAGACAGCGGTCACAGAAACCACCCTGGGGCGCCCTCTCTGTCCCCCAGGCCCGGATGTCAGCAGAGGTGAGGGCCTCGAGAGGTCTCGGCTCTGGtacaggcaggcgggcagggctgggcaggaacGGGAGACGTGTCACATCTATGGAACAGCATCCAAAGTACAAGCTaagaggggcagggggcggggcagagagtGGCAGGAAGACGAAAGAGGAGAGGCAGGGCGGGACCGGCGGGCGGGGCGGAGGGAGGCCTCACGCGGCCCCGCAGATGAGCGTCTCCACCACGAAGGTGTTCTCGAAGTGGCGGATGGCGTTGCAGCGCTTGGCCCCACGCTTGCTGATCCCTGGAGGGGACAGAGAAATCCCAGTGAGGCCCGTGTCCCGGCCCAGGCCTGGCTCGGCTGCAACAGCCACCGGCTTCAGAGCCTGCGCGGGACCTCAGAGCCGGGGGCGGAAGGGCGCCCAGGAAAACCAACCCAGGTTCACCCGGAGGCAGCGCAGTGGGAAGGCTGAGAGCTCAGAAGACCGGGCTCTGCCTTCCGCCTGCTGTGTGGCGTCAGAGGTGCtgattaacctctctgtgcctcagtttcctcacctttaGAAGGGGCAGcaataatgatggtgatgatgataacgTACACTTTTTAAGGACATAAAGAGTATAAAATGGTGCACGGCACATGGTTAAGTGATCAGTTAACATTGGCTGCCAGCGCCGCTGTGATCTGAGCTCTGAGCTCTCTCTGACCGCGGGTCTCCAGCTCCGGGCCAGGCACTGCTGGGGGCGGCTGTGGTCCGGAGACCGGGGCAGGGGCCCCCACTCACGCCTCCGGGTGGCCCGGCGCCGCAGCCGGTAGGTGTCCTTCCCGTTGCACAGGTGGTGGATGAAGGAGCCCAGGGCCTCCTTGTCGCTGACGTGCTCTGTGACCACCATCTCCTCCTGGATGATGTACGTCTGTGGCAGGTAGGTCCCTCTCTGCAAAGCAGGTGGCCCCAGTGCCGGTCGTCAGCACCTGGGGCTCCCCACCTGCGGTCTCCACGAGCTCACCGCCCACTCCCCTGTCACCACCCTTCTGCTCACTTGAGCTGTGTCCCCCCTGACGCTGAGACGCACAcatgcccccctccctcctgcagaggCCGCATAGCTTGGCCCCCTAATGTCCCCAAGCACTTCCTGCTGTGCCAGGTACAGACACCTGCACTGCCCCGAATCCTGCATCCTGTGCGTGGCAGTCTGGCTTCTCCCTGCACGGCCACTGGGGCGTGGGCTGGGGCGTGGAGAAGATGCGGCTGAGACCGCCGCTCACCTTCACATTCATGAGGAGCTCCCAGAAGTTGCGGGGAGGCAGCACGATGGTGGTGTTGAGCTCGATGACGTAGCACTTGTCCAGGGAGATGTCATGGTAGGCGGTCAGAccctgggaagggggaggggtcaCGTCAGGCCCTGAGGGTGAGGGCCTGGCCCAGGCGGGGCTGTGAGAGGCCTCTGGCTGAGAAGGCAGGAGCCCCCACCACCCTGAACACTCCGGCCCTCCCTCTTTCTGCCCCTCTGCTATAGCCCGGGTTCCTAGGGGGTTCCACTGACTAGATGAAAGACACCAACTGCTAAACGCCGTGGGTGTCCCAGGGGTCCTCCCTGTGGGGCTACAGAGCTGAACACGGCAACGCCCCCACTGCGCATGTCATCAAAGCCGTGAGGTCTCTCTCTGCAGCCCCGCAGCGAGAAgcgcccagcccaggcctctttGTGGCGCGCACACCCCGATAAAACGCTGACACAGGGGTGCTCCAATAGAAAGGGGCACGGGCCTGACCCAGGACAGCCGGCGTCCGCAGCTGTGCGGCACGGGCAAGAAATACCAGGGCCAGGTCACATTCAGTGACGGCCGCTTCCCCGCACAGGCGGGGCAGACGTTGGCGTTGTTTGCACGAAAAGTAATATGACAGTTAATGAGCAATAATATAAggactgaagccctggctggcgtagctcagtggatggagtgcgggctgggaaccaaagtgtcccaggtttgattcccagccagggcacatgcctgggttgcaggccacggcccccagcaaccgcacattgatgtttctctctctctctctctctctctcccccccttccctctctataaataaataaataaatcttaaaaaaaaaaaaatatgaggacTGACTGTGTTTTGTGTTGTCACAACAGTAAGCTGACTTTTGCCCCAGCCTGTACAACAAAAGCAACGCCTTTAAAACCTCGACCAAGCTAAGCCCTGGCCGTTGACGTAACTCTGTGTGCAGTCCAGGATGTACAAGGGACCGCATTCTCCCTTTGCGCCTGTTCCTTCTCCTGActcaggtgggagggggctgagggTCCCGGGGCCGCCCTCTCCCCTGCCGGCCCCGCCCTCTTCCCGGCCTCACCCGCTGGAAGTCGTGGATGATGTCGGCGGGGTCGCCGCCCCCAAACTGGGGCACGGGCACGTTGATGCGCTCGTAGTTGTCTTCCAGGTAAATCTTCACGTCCTCCTCCAGCTCCATGCGCGTGTGGGCCTGGGAGGACAGCGAGTCCTCGTAGAAGACGCCGCAGTGGAAGAAGTTGTCTCGGGCCAGCTGCGTGAGGCGGGGAGAGAGACACGGACTGGTCACGCGGCGCCCTCGGCACAGCCGCTGCCGCCTGCCCTGCCGCCTCGTGCTCCGAGGGCCTGGGGACGCGGGAAGGGTGGGGCTGTGAGGCACATTTCCCGGGCAGAGAAAATGAGAAACGTGGGGAGTCAGAGAGGGGGGGCTGGCACTGGCACTGGCACTGCCTGGGGGgacaacctctctgggcctcagtctccccatctgtaaaacgagGTGCTCCCTCAGACTTCTTCTGACTTCCGAGTCCACGAGTCTGTGCTTGGGAAATGGGGGCACCTGAGGGGGAGCCCCCGAGGTTGTTGGGAGGGTCCTCAGGGGCAAACATGGGAGCTTGGACAGGAcaagctgggccctgggggtggggggcggccccCACTGCTGCCACCACAGGGCACTCACCCCTCTTTCCTGCCCCTGCTGTGAGGCCCCCCCCATGCCTTGGGggaaaggtggggggaggagctgAGAGGCAGCTCCTTGTGATCAGAGCTGGTGTCCAgcctcccacagccccgcccaccttccctgggccccaggcctcaTGAGAAACCTTGACAAACGCCACATCCTCTATCGAGTGGCTGGTGTAATCGCTCCATCAGTAAGGGAAAGGAGGCGGTTTGACTTGACCAAGGCCATGTGAGTGGCCGGGTAGACCAGTAGACCCACTTGTACTCCTCAGGGGGCTCCTCCATCTGTGCCCAGGCTGCCAGCCTGAAATGGGCAGGACCCCCCCGTTGTCCCTCTGCAAGCTCCCAGGATCACACACGAATCCCacgggcccagggcccagacccagaggctgctgggaggtGCCCCGGTCCCTGGGAATTGCGGCAGGTGGGGCACCCTGGGgtgagagtgggggcagggaacagAGGGGGCCAGAAGCCGGAGTGAGTGGGTCAAGGGAAGGGCTGTGGCCACAGGGGAGTGAAATGCAGGAGCAAGTGGAGAGCAggccgagggggaggggcgggcaggagggACAGGAGAAAGGTCAGCAGGTTCCAGGGGGAAAGTCCCAGGGAACAGAAACTCCTCAGTAATTTCCACCGTGGGAAAACGGGGATGACAACAAGGGAGAGGCCCCatgtgtgggggttgggggaggtcgCCTGGGTCATGAATGACTGGCAATCCTCAGCCTTCTGGTCCCTCCGAGATCCCCCGCTGCCCTTACGGTTCTCCTTTTGAGCTACCTTTCATTGAACCACTTTCAGTTCTGAGAacgtgggggggctctgcccccctccctggtCTGGGCTGAGCGCAAGATCGCCGTGGTCACGAACAGGGCTCTGGGCCCGGCTTCCTGCCCAGACCGGCCGCGGGGCGGAGGGCCGGGGGCGTGGCCGCGGCCCGCCCCTCCTCCTTCACAGGAGGTGGGGGTAGGTCCGTCTGCAAAAACCCACCCTCCGCCCGTCTCGTTTTAATAACCCAACAACCAAAGGCGAAATGGAATCCCCGAAAGCCTGACCCACAGGCACGAGGTTCGGACTCGGGAGGGATCGCAGGGCTCCGACTTCCGCTGGACCATCGGAGTCTCTGGTGGTCGAGGCCCAGGGTGACACTGTGGGAAGGGGCTGCGGGCCCCACGGGCCCAGATTCCTACCCTTGCTACCCCCCCTGTGGACTGTGCTCCTGGGAGACCTTCCTGACGACCTCAGTGTGTCTGATGAAGTGGGCGAGGACCCTCGTCCAGTGTCTGTGGGAGTTAGGGCCCCCAGGGCCTAAGGCCGAGGAGGCCCCAGGGAGGATGGCAGGTCCAGGGcttcctgctgcccctcctcacaaacccccagcccctggctctcGACCGTACCCACGGCCCTCCCCTGTCACCGCCCACACCCGCTGAGAACGCGCCCagttccctctctgcctcctagaacacgctccccctcccccggcccggcCTCACCTGGGCGAGGAAGAAGTATCTGTAGATGTACACGGAGGCGAACACCAGGCCCATGAGCAGCACGACCATGCCCATTGACAGGTAGCACACGCTGCCCACGGAGCCCCCCTTCTTGTGGCGGTGGTAGGGGGGCCGCTCCTCCTGCGGACAGCAGGGCAGGGTCAGCGAGGTGGGGGTCCCGCGCCCCGGAACCCTCCCGCCCCTTTCCCGAAGTGGGACCCCACGCTGCTGGCTGGGAGGGAACCTtagggtcagggagggagggatgccTCCGGCTCTCCCCAGCTTCCTCCGCACGCAGAGCCCGAGACCCCCCACGAAACCACATGAAATGATCTGCAGGGGCTCAGCAGGTGCACGTGGAGTTCCCTGAGCCGTGAGGCCCCGTCGAGAGAGCAGCTGTGACCACAGCATATTCTTTCAAACACAGACGGAGGCACAGACGTAGCCTTAGTGACTGGGCCAGGCCTAGCTACCCGTAGGAATTGGGGTGCTCTGGGCAGCAGGGAGCCAAGGGGGCGTTTGAAGTGGGGGTGACAAGATCCCCCTGAAGTCGGGAGCCCACAGGGCACCCTGGAATGGGGGcagcgggagggaggggccgctGATGGATGGGGCGGGGCTCCAGGAGGCCCACGGGGACCTGGCGCCTGTCTTGGTCCCGCCGGGCAGCACTGGGCCCGAGGCCCACGCCTCGCACAGGCCCTGCTGGCAGCATAGGGCAGGCTGTCAGAAGCAGAGCCTGCAGGGCGAGGTCCGGAGGTTCCCGGAAGCCAGGGGGACTTGTGCCAGGAGGGAGACGTGGCTGTGGTGGCAGCAGTGGCCACCAGGGAGGCCAGAGCAGGAAGCTCCTGGTGGAACCCTGTGTGGGAGCCAGCCTCGGGCTTGGGGCAGGAGCTGCAGGGCCACGGGTGTCTGGGTGGGGGACGAAGGGACACAGACAGCTTTACTGGGATGGAGAGGCCTGGTGACTGGTCTCtcaaccagctgtgtgacctcggtcATCTCCCATCTTCACGCCTGTCGCCCTTACCACCCTGTGATGCCGCAGAGCAGCCAGGCAccatcccacccctcctccactgGGTCCAGAGACAGCCAGGGTGAGGCAGAGGCGGTACCAAggacccctgcccaccccaccctctcagACCTGGGCCAGtgggggggagaggtgggagctgcagcccagagcccaggccttcCCTGCGCCTCCCTTCACCCTGTGCAGGTGGCAGGAGGCTGGGGACACAGTTCAGGTCCAAGTTCCCCAGGACAGACCCATCTCTCTCGGCACAGGAGATCGTCTGGCAGGGATGGGGCTCACAGCCTGCCATGCCCCTCGGGTCCCCCCAACCTCGGCCCCCAGCTCAGCACACACTGAGGGTACGGCTCAGGCCTCACGGGATGGGGGGGTCTCATCAGAGGGCTGATGCCTCCCTGCCTGGGGATGGCAGTAAAGGCCTGGAGggccccccccactccctgggcACATCCATCACCAGGCCACCTCGGCCACAGGGTGAGACACAGCACAGAGAGGTGCCCCTACGCGCCCTGCTCCGCACCACCCCAGCTGGTGCTCCAAGGAGCTCCCCGGTCGGAGCCAGAGGTCTAACCCgctgcaggcctggggctgccccccaccccggccctgcaGCTTGGGGTCCTGGGATTAAGACCCGAGAAGTGAGAAGGAAGTCTGTGTTATCCACCCCCCTGGCTGGCATCTCCTCGGCACCCTGCTGTTCTCCCCCGCAGGCACCAACCTCAGCCGCAGGACACTTGGCCGCTGCCCACATGGCCCCGAGTGAGGGCTCCCACTTCCCCGTGGGCTCCCACGGGCGGTGCAGGTGGGCGGCTCCAGAGCCAAGCTCTGCCAGCTGCTCACAAGGAACCAGCCACCGCAGGGGTTCCCGAGGTTGGGAGCGGGTCCTAAGGGAGGCGGACCCACCCAGACGGCAGGCAGGCCGGGCCACCGGTACCAGCTGTGAGCCCTGCCCTTCTGGGGCCACAGGGCTGAGAAGGGCCCTAGGCCCCACGGGGgcagccgcccctccccctgctgggcTGGGTCCCCGGTGCAAAGGGCacacccaggccccctcctcacAGGGTTTTGTCCTGAGGGGGATTTGAGGGGGACGACAGGCGACAGAAGAACCTGAAAGCCCTTGGTAAAGGACAGAGGGCTATGTGAACACAGCAGATCTTTATCAGCCAAACTCTTCCTTTTTCGGGCCACCACCAACCACGGGCGCAGCTGTGCAGGCTacgtgtggggggagggggtcaggctCACGTGCCTCCCAGCAGGAAAACCGGAGAGGCAAGCTTGGGAGAACTGCCTAAGAAACCAGCAACACAGTCCCTGCCTTGGGCTGCGAGGGCCTGGCCCCCAAAGTACATGGTCAAGGTGAGGCCCGACAGAGCCGCCTTTCTGCTTCTGGCTGGGTCAGGAGTTTccgaggggagagggaggtggggagaggcgcTCAGACAGCACAGAGGACAGAGAGGGTGGGGCTTACGCGGCCTCACTGACCGTGAGGGCTGGTGGAGGAGGGCACAGCCTCCAGCCAGCGCCCCTGACTCTGCCCTGCGCCCTCGCATGTCTCTGTGGGGGTCACTGTGGAGGTTGGGGAATCCCCCACCTTTCCTAGATGTGCAGTGGACAAATACCTCCGTGGGCATCCGCCGGGGCACACCCAGGGTTcacaccctgctccccaccccgccccacccttcTCCAGCCTGCAGGGGCCAAACCCGTGGAAGCATTTCGGCCCAGCGGCGGTTGGAAGAAAAAGCGGAACCAGAGGCCGTCACGAGGCAGAGGGGAAACCACTGACATCCCCCATTCCCAACGAAAAGGGCCCACAccgggttgggggggtggggggtggaggtggggaggccgagtcctgccccagccctgtaACTGCCCCCCAGGCTCCGCACGGCACAGGTGAGACGGAGGCTCCGGCTCCAGAGCCCCGGCCTGTTCTCCATAGGCCCCTGACACTGGGCACTAGCAGCTGGACAGGGGCCCTGGGGAGTGCAGTTAGCCTGGGCCACGACCTGGGGCCTCGCCCTTGGGGATCCCTGGCTGCCCGGCTCATTCAGCAAGACGGCCCGGGGCCTGCTTCTGGAAGCCCCTGGAAGCCCCCAAGCTGCATCCTCTGTCCCGCTGGAGACCCCAGGAAAacgcagcccccccaccccaacacggGAAGCCATTACCCACAGCCAGGCATCTGGGGGCTTCTACTTAGAACGCAGGGAAATATTGCATACTGTTTCCATGGCAACTGGGCTTTCTGAGCAAAGTGCCTGGCTGTGTACTCTTGTGGGGCACGTGAGCCAGCCCTGtggggcccccccccacccccgagaggGGCCTGGGCCTCCGCCTTCCCGCAGCCCCACAGCGCTGCTCATTATCTGATTTAGCAAAGCCAGGGCCGAAAGGGTTGGGGAACTGGGCCAAACGGTGCAGAAACTTAGCAGACCCCCTCGGCGCCCCAGCTGCACCCCCTCGGTGACAGCATCCAAATTAACAGCAAGCGGCTTCAGCTACAGTTGCAGGCTGCACGAGGAGGGTGCCTGGGACCCAGACTCCACTCACTGCGGGCCAGGACCCTCGGCTGGCGGCgaggggcctgccctcccctccccggcctcTTTCTTTCCTAGATTGCAGATCACAGAGGCAAGGGCGCCAGCGTGCGTGTGTGTCAGTGTTCGTGTGTGCGAGGGAGAAAAGGCCTGACAGGGCGTGGGGAGAACAGGCAGCCACCCTCAGCCCCAaccaccccccaccagcccccgcAGCACGGCACGCAGACCTCTGTTCAGGTGGACAGACATCGGCGGGGTGCATGTCCGCGGGGACTCCCGCCCGACTTTGCCAACCCTGGAACCCCACTTCGACTTTGCATGAGTGGAACTCCGTTTCCTGTCATGTGGCCCAGCAGCACCCAGGTGCAGGCGGGCGAGGAGAAGGGGGGGGACCCCAGAGGGCACTCCTGCGCAGCCCTCGGCTCTGCCCGGCCGGTCTGGGCGGGCTCTCTCGTCCATTCGGCCCCGTCAGGGGGAGGCTCCAAGGACGCGGCTGCTGGGGGAGCTGCTCGGGGAGCTCCTGGGGCAGAGAGAGCTCCGACAGGCCCTGTGATTTCAccatagatgtttttctttttcttttttgtcactaAGAAAGACTCGTTCTCCCTGGCACTGTGCAGACAGCCTTGAACATGCAAGGCCAGGCACGGAGGAgtggaaaagaaagcagaaacgCCGTAGCTGACAGAGCCCCTCTGGGAAGGCCCCGGGCGGGCCAGGAGTCGGGCAGCCCCAAGTCCCCCACACTGTCAGAGGGCCAGCCGAGTGCTGCCTTGTCAAGAAGGTCCTTTCATCCCGGCCGGCCCTGGGGGGCCTGTGGGTATTGGAGCAAGGGGCGGGAGGACTCCAAGTCTGGCCCGATCCACCCTTTCTGGCTGGCACAGACCCTCCCCCAACCTCGTGGGAGACCCAGCTCCCCCCTGCCAAGGGCCTGAGGCCAGGGCACACAAGGTGAAATCTGATTCTCAGGTATGCAGGCTGGGGAGGCAGTGACACAGGGGCCATTAATCAAAGGCAGAAGCCAAAGCGAAAATTACAGCTCCGGGAGGACATGACGTAGGGAACAGGTTTCCTTCCCCTCGCAGCCCCCAGGCTGGGCCGGGCCCCCACAGGCCCACTCCTGAGCGTGCATCTACGGGTGGACACAGGCAGACTGTGGGAGAGGGGACGGGGCCGAGAGGTCCAGGGCTGGCCCAGTTCACTGACATGCACCTGTCTCCTAGAGGCGTCAGTTTAATCCCCCTCCTGGGCCCCcacggctcccccccccccccccgtgaagAACAACGTGGCCAGAAGGTGCGAAGAGGGTGCGCTTCCTCCCCATCCGCGCAGGCTGCTCATTGTGTCGGAGGCAGAGCCCCCACTAGGGGAGAGTGGGCAGCAGCCGGAGGCCCaggggggcccccacccccagcccttcctgggGCATTGAGGCACTTCCTCCCAGGAGCACAGGTCTGGGGACAAAAATCCTCCTTGTGCTTTGGTTTCTGCTCAGAAGCAGGGGGAGCCCGCTTCTCAGGGTGCCGCTGCCGAGGCCTCCCCCGGGCCCCGGCCTGCACACAGGTCAGCATCTCAGCGCCGCGGCCAGAGGGTGGCTCACCTCGGGGAGGCAACCTCAGACTGATCTGTCCCTCCTGTGGTCCCTTCCTCGGCTCTGAATCTTACTGCCCAGTCCAGTTCAGGAAGCAGGAAGGGGTCCAGAGTCACCCCCAGCCAAAAGAGACCTCCTAATACACTttcctctgcatccccaccaaAGCGGCACAAAACCCAAACGCTCTGTCCTGATGAAGCAGCTCCCGGGGCCTCCCAATCGGCCTGCCTGTCCCACCGGCCTCTCCTTCGGGGCCCCAGGACACGGCTGACACTCTGTCCTTCGCTGCATCTGTGAATGCCGGGGCCGGCTGTGCTCACTCCCCGGACACTGGGCGTGGGAAATGTGCCCACTGGCCAGGCGAGGGAGGTCCCAAGAGGCTTGCAGAAGTAAACTTCTCCCAAGACCCTGATTCCCACAGAGCCAAGAGGGAACACCCAAGCCCCTGCGGCGTCCCCTCGGGCCTCAGCAGGTATAAAAGTTCACTAACATGCACAGTTGTGCTAAAGGTGTAGGctcttcatcctcctcctggGCCCCCCTGAGGGGACCCTGCCCAGCAAGGGCTGGGGCAGAGGTTTGCTGGGCAGGCTGCAGGCCAGTGCAAACAGCTCCAGGAAGGTGGGGGTTTTTCCATCTCACGCTGGGTGCGGAGGAAGAGACGGTGCTTGATTTGGGAGCCAGAGGCTGCGTGTCAGTTACTGCCAAGGTGCCGCTGGCACTGCCACCCCGCCCACCCGACGCCATCGGCAAGCTGCTCCTGGAGAATGTGCCGCTCCTGCAAGATTTGGTGGACCTCCCCGTGGAGCGGGAGTACATCTTCCTGTTGCCCGGctggccctccctcctgcctgaaCCCACAGCTCTCTGAGGCAGGGGCCTGTTGTCCAGGCCAGGCAGCTGGGAACAGGAGCAAGAAGGCTGCCTTGGCCCCCACCCGCCCCATCCCTGCACTCTCCAAGACTGagcagaggggggaaggaggcTTGAGAAGCGCCCCTTGCAAACTTATAAAGCTGCAGACCAATGTTTAAATACGGagcgcccctcccccatccaagTATCAGATAAACATGGCGCTGCTCTGGTGGGGGCTcacagcaaccccccccccccccccccccccccgctcctccCCACAGCCGGTCGCTGATGCTGCGGTGAccacagcagggcaggggaggtcaCCCAGGCTTCTCGCCTGACGCACTCAGGATGCAACACCAGTGTCTTAGGCCCCTCTCCGGAGCCCCCTCTTGCAGGGCACTGGTGTTCCCCTGCAGGTCCTGTCATACCcgggggtgggagttgggggggtCGCGAGGTGTATCCGAGCCCTAAACTCAGGAAGGGTCTCCGCGCTGAGGAAGAGTCCTCAGAAGCTAGcctcagggagagggaggaagtggACAAAGACTTTTCTTCGAAGTCCTGTCtcgatgggggctgggggcccttgGTGCTCCCCAAGACCGTCGTGGGCGACACTGCGCAGACACTGGAAAGCCTGGCTGGCAGCTCTTCCCCCCCATCACCTCCCTGCCCGCGCCACGCGTCCT from Phyllostomus discolor isolate MPI-MPIP mPhyDis1 chromosome 4, mPhyDis1.pri.v3, whole genome shotgun sequence encodes the following:
- the ITM2C gene encoding integral membrane protein 2C, translated to MVKISFQPAVAGVKGDKADKASASASAAAPATGPAAEILLTPAREERPPYHRHKKGGSVGSVCYLSMGMVVLLMGLVFASVYIYRYFFLAQLARDNFFHCGVFYEDSLSSQAHTRMELEEDVKIYLEDNYERINVPVPQFGGGDPADIIHDFQRGLTAYHDISLDKCYVIELNTTIVLPPRNFWELLMNVKRGTYLPQTYIIQEEMVVTEHVSDKEALGSFIHHLCNGKDTYRLRRRATRRRISKRGAKRCNAIRHFENTFVVETLICGAA